A genomic segment from Roseibium algicola encodes:
- a CDS encoding thiamine pyrophosphate-binding protein, with translation MTTGADIIAGKLHAAGCRHAFGIPGGEVLALMQALDEAGLNFVLVKHENAGGFMAEGGWHADGAPGVLLATLGPGAANAVNVVANAWQDRVPLIFLTGCVDQGEAESYTHQVFDHQQLLRPIVKASFSARLGALDVMMEKALAIALDGQPGPVHIDVPIRVAEGETQEAWSRVFQSSPVATAPVPGPDLDTALDLFRKAERPIAIAGVDAVNEAASAAISEFCEAFQIPLVTSYKGKGLLDENNSLALGGAGLSPKADGLLLPLINKSDCILLLGYDPIEMRINWRNPWDADAPVVDITPVLRTHGMHSVRSTLRSAVQPALDLLGAARQPAKPSWPEGEPAAVRAELDKAFAPEASGWGPGTVFHTLRAALPADTVATADSGAHRILVSQIWRCPMPRQMLQSSALCTMGCAVPLAMGHRVVEGASPVIAFVGDAGLEMCLGELSTLRDLKIPVIICVLVDTSLSLIELKQRSSQRPNVGVDFGETDFPAVARAYGGHGVWVEDAETLHREAEDALAREGFTLLACRIERRAYDGTF, from the coding sequence ATGACCACCGGTGCGGATATCATCGCAGGCAAACTTCACGCGGCAGGCTGCCGTCACGCCTTCGGCATTCCGGGCGGCGAGGTGCTAGCCCTCATGCAGGCGCTGGACGAGGCGGGCCTCAACTTCGTGCTGGTGAAGCACGAGAATGCGGGTGGCTTCATGGCCGAAGGCGGCTGGCATGCCGACGGCGCGCCAGGCGTGCTTCTGGCAACGCTCGGGCCGGGGGCGGCCAATGCGGTCAACGTCGTTGCCAATGCCTGGCAGGACCGGGTGCCGCTGATCTTCCTCACCGGGTGTGTCGACCAGGGAGAGGCGGAAAGCTACACCCACCAGGTGTTCGATCATCAACAGTTGCTGCGCCCCATCGTCAAGGCCAGCTTCTCTGCTCGCCTGGGCGCTCTGGACGTGATGATGGAAAAGGCGCTGGCCATTGCGCTCGACGGCCAGCCTGGCCCGGTGCACATCGACGTACCGATCCGTGTTGCCGAGGGGGAAACACAGGAAGCCTGGAGCCGTGTGTTCCAGTCTTCACCGGTCGCAACCGCACCGGTGCCCGGCCCGGATCTCGACACTGCGCTGGACCTTTTCAGAAAGGCCGAACGGCCGATTGCGATCGCCGGTGTCGATGCCGTCAACGAGGCAGCTTCGGCTGCAATTTCCGAATTCTGCGAAGCGTTCCAAATCCCGCTTGTCACCAGCTACAAGGGCAAGGGCCTGCTCGACGAAAACAATTCGCTTGCCCTTGGCGGAGCCGGCCTCTCACCCAAGGCCGATGGCCTGCTGCTGCCGCTCATCAACAAGAGCGACTGCATTCTACTGCTCGGCTACGACCCCATCGAGATGCGTATCAACTGGCGCAATCCGTGGGATGCCGACGCGCCTGTGGTCGACATCACTCCGGTGCTGCGCACCCATGGCATGCACAGTGTACGGTCAACGCTGCGCAGCGCAGTGCAGCCGGCGCTTGATCTATTGGGCGCCGCGCGCCAGCCGGCAAAGCCCTCCTGGCCGGAAGGGGAACCTGCCGCCGTCCGGGCCGAGCTGGACAAGGCCTTCGCACCGGAAGCGTCCGGCTGGGGCCCGGGCACGGTCTTCCACACGCTGCGCGCGGCCTTGCCGGCCGACACGGTGGCAACCGCCGACAGCGGTGCTCACCGCATTCTTGTCAGCCAGATCTGGCGCTGTCCGATGCCTCGTCAGATGCTGCAGTCTTCCGCGCTCTGCACCATGGGCTGCGCCGTGCCGCTGGCTATGGGCCATCGCGTTGTCGAAGGCGCGTCCCCTGTGATTGCCTTTGTCGGCGACGCAGGTCTGGAAATGTGCCTCGGTGAACTTTCCACCCTGCGTGACCTCAAGATCCCCGTCATCATCTGTGTGCTGGTCGACACAAGCCTGTCGCTGATCGAGTTGAAACAGCGCTCCAGCCAGCGCCCGAATGTGGGTGTGGATTTCGGCGAAACGGATTTCCCGGCCGTCGCCAGGGCCTATGGCGGCCACGGTGTGTGGGTGGAGGATGCAGAAACTTTGCACCGTGAGGCCGAGGACGCGCTCGCCCGCGAAGGTTTCACCCTGCTGGCCTGCCGGATTGAGCGGCGGGCATATGACGGGACGTTTTAG
- a CDS encoding DUF302 domain-containing protein, whose protein sequence is MRLFALVVVTSLFAVGLARADSLTDREGWQVLPTTKSYPALVYDLKSAIEGEGMLLVTQASASDGAKGRGITIPGNRIIGVYRNDYAVRMLEASVAAGIEAPIRFYVTENTDGTATLSWKTPGFVFAPYMDEGGPALQELARELDQVFTSIADKAVAAQ, encoded by the coding sequence ATGCGTCTGTTTGCCCTGGTTGTCGTCACAAGCCTGTTTGCCGTCGGATTGGCCAGAGCGGACAGCCTGACCGATCGCGAAGGCTGGCAGGTCCTGCCCACGACCAAAAGTTACCCTGCGCTGGTTTATGATCTCAAAAGTGCGATCGAGGGAGAAGGCATGTTGCTGGTAACCCAGGCCAGTGCCTCGGACGGTGCGAAGGGCAGGGGAATTACCATTCCCGGCAACCGCATCATTGGCGTCTATCGCAATGATTATGCCGTCCGGATGCTGGAAGCCTCCGTTGCCGCGGGTATCGAAGCACCGATCCGGTTCTATGTCACCGAAAACACCGACGGCACCGCAACGCTTTCCTGGAAAACGCCCGGTTTTGTCTTCGCACCCTACATGGACGAGGGCGGCCCGGCCTTGCAAGAACTTGCAAGGGAACTCGATCAGGTCTTCACCTCTATCGCCGACAAGGCTGTTGCCGCACAGTGA
- a CDS encoding CaiB/BaiF CoA transferase family protein produces MSQPSPAASGALSGLVVLDLSRILAGPTCTQILGDLGAEVIKIERPGRGDDTRGWGPPFLKDGEGRETGESAYYLSSNRNKASVAIDLASPEGQRLIADLAAKADILVENFKVGDLKRRGLDYDTLKVRNPRLIYCSITGFGQTGPYAQRAGYDFLIQGMGGIMSLTGFADEDGGTETKCGVGIADVMCGMYATVSILAALNHRNSTGEGQSIDISLLDAQVSWLINQGVAYLTSGKVPGRLGNGHPTIVPYETFPASDQSFILAVGNDSQFGKFCKVAGAPELAEDPRYARNADRVRNRAELVPKIRRLTIEKAAAEWIAELEAAGVPCGPVNDLEQVFADPQVLARQMRITLPHPLGGEVDLIGSPINLEKTPVAYRSAPPLVGADTADVLTRLLGLGADTLSDLAGRGILDLGPTPPDTATEGHSSK; encoded by the coding sequence TTGTCCCAGCCGTCTCCTGCCGCATCCGGCGCCTTGTCCGGCCTTGTTGTCCTCGACCTTTCCCGCATTCTCGCCGGACCGACCTGCACCCAGATCCTGGGCGATCTCGGTGCGGAGGTGATCAAGATCGAACGGCCGGGCCGGGGGGACGACACGCGCGGTTGGGGACCGCCCTTCCTGAAAGATGGTGAGGGCAGGGAGACCGGCGAAAGCGCCTACTACCTTTCCTCCAATCGCAACAAGGCGTCCGTCGCCATTGATCTCGCCAGCCCCGAAGGGCAGCGGCTAATTGCCGATCTGGCGGCAAAGGCCGACATTCTGGTGGAGAACTTCAAGGTCGGTGACCTGAAGCGGCGTGGGCTTGATTATGACACGCTGAAGGTCCGCAACCCGCGCCTGATATACTGTTCCATAACCGGCTTCGGGCAAACCGGCCCCTACGCACAGCGGGCAGGATATGATTTCCTGATCCAGGGCATGGGCGGGATCATGTCGCTGACAGGCTTTGCGGATGAGGACGGCGGCACGGAAACCAAATGCGGTGTCGGCATCGCCGACGTCATGTGCGGGATGTATGCGACCGTCTCCATCCTCGCCGCACTCAACCACCGCAACAGCACCGGAGAAGGTCAGTCCATCGATATCTCGCTGCTGGATGCTCAGGTCTCCTGGCTGATCAACCAGGGTGTGGCCTATCTTACCTCCGGCAAGGTGCCGGGCCGCCTCGGCAACGGCCATCCCACCATCGTGCCCTACGAGACGTTTCCGGCGAGCGATCAGTCCTTCATTCTGGCAGTTGGCAATGACAGCCAGTTCGGCAAGTTCTGCAAGGTTGCCGGTGCGCCGGAACTGGCCGAAGATCCGCGTTATGCCAGGAATGCCGACCGGGTGCGCAACCGTGCGGAGCTGGTCCCGAAGATCCGGCGTCTGACAATCGAGAAGGCCGCGGCAGAGTGGATTGCCGAGCTTGAAGCTGCAGGCGTTCCCTGCGGCCCGGTGAACGATCTGGAACAGGTTTTTGCCGATCCGCAGGTGCTGGCGCGCCAGATGCGGATCACCCTGCCGCATCCGCTTGGCGGCGAAGTCGATCTGATCGGCTCGCCCATCAACCTGGAAAAGACGCCGGTTGCCTACCGCAGCGCGCCACCGCTTGTGGGAGCGGATACTGCGGATGTTCTGACCCGTCTGCTTGGACTTGGTGCAGACACCCTTTCCGATCTTGCCGGCAGAGGCATTCTCGACCTCGGCCCAACCCCGCCAGACACGGCGACTGAAGGACACAGCAGCAAATGA
- a CDS encoding ion channel, whose product MADTKRSLQTILRQLYFGDTVGSRAFRYALLLFDLVTIGYFIVSSMIDKDRIHHELDYAIAAVLALDYVARLIAERRRTKYVFSFTSLADLVVIVSLVAPAFFENFAFLRVVRMLRLMRSYHLLKELRQASKWFRRNEEIFQSGINLIVFIFVVTALVFVVENDRNANINNYLDALYFTVTTLTTTGFGDITMTDSVGRLMTVVIMIFGVALFLRLVQTIFRPAKVNLSCPDCGLNRHDPDAVHCKHCGRILNIPTEGTWD is encoded by the coding sequence ATGGCGGACACGAAGCGGAGTTTGCAGACGATCCTGCGCCAGCTCTATTTTGGCGACACGGTCGGGTCGCGGGCGTTCCGGTATGCGCTTTTGCTGTTCGACCTGGTCACCATCGGCTATTTCATCGTCTCGTCGATGATCGACAAGGACCGCATCCATCATGAGCTGGATTATGCGATCGCCGCGGTTCTTGCTCTCGACTATGTTGCGCGTCTGATCGCCGAAAGACGGCGGACCAAATACGTCTTCAGCTTCACATCGCTTGCTGATCTTGTCGTGATCGTCTCTCTGGTCGCTCCGGCCTTCTTCGAGAATTTCGCCTTCCTGCGCGTTGTGCGCATGCTGCGGCTAATGCGCTCCTATCACCTGCTGAAGGAGCTGCGCCAGGCGTCGAAGTGGTTCCGCCGCAACGAGGAGATTTTTCAGTCGGGCATCAACCTGATCGTCTTCATTTTTGTCGTGACGGCCCTCGTCTTCGTGGTCGAGAACGACCGCAACGCCAACATCAACAACTATCTCGACGCGCTCTATTTCACCGTAACCACGCTGACGACAACCGGCTTCGGCGACATCACCATGACCGACAGCGTCGGCCGGCTGATGACGGTGGTGATCATGATCTTCGGCGTCGCCCTGTTCCTGCGACTGGTGCAGACGATCTTCCGCCCGGCAAAGGTCAATCTGTCGTGCCCCGATTGCGGTCTCAACAGGCACGATCCGGATGCGGTGCACTGCAAGCATTGTGGCCGAATTCTCAATATTCCGACTGAAGGCACGTGGGACTAG
- a CDS encoding alpha/beta hydrolase family esterase translates to MSLATVTGFSRRLGLLAGAVVLALGAFGAPSHAAGTAACGEEKPCDVTNGEYFIHLPENRPVDKPLGAIFFLHGHRGKAINEIRNQSFRKMADDLGVAFVAVQGMNGTWSFPTAPRNLRNEPAFFDSVLQDLSDRFGIDRSRTMLSGFSSGGFMTWYMACEDSGMFAGYAPIAGAFWEPLPQSCVTETPYLFHVHGTSDTVVPLEGRWLGGGKWKQGDVFKSFDVWRRKDGLSETAPKTHTEGNLTCETWQPKHGFLELCLHDGGHSVSASWIKRAWNELAEMKGWTT, encoded by the coding sequence ATGTCATTGGCGACAGTTACCGGGTTTTCCAGACGCCTCGGCCTGCTGGCGGGCGCCGTGGTTCTGGCTCTGGGCGCATTCGGCGCACCATCGCACGCGGCAGGCACCGCAGCCTGCGGCGAGGAAAAACCCTGCGACGTCACGAACGGCGAATATTTCATCCACCTGCCGGAGAACCGGCCGGTCGACAAGCCTCTGGGTGCAATCTTCTTCCTGCATGGCCATCGCGGCAAGGCCATCAACGAGATCCGCAACCAGAGCTTCCGCAAGATGGCGGACGATCTGGGTGTTGCCTTCGTTGCTGTTCAGGGCATGAACGGCACTTGGTCTTTCCCGACAGCGCCGCGCAACCTGCGGAACGAACCGGCGTTCTTCGACAGCGTCCTTCAGGATCTATCCGACCGCTTCGGCATCGACCGAAGCCGCACCATGCTGTCCGGCTTTTCCTCCGGCGGTTTCATGACCTGGTACATGGCCTGCGAGGATTCCGGCATGTTTGCAGGATATGCACCGATCGCGGGCGCCTTCTGGGAACCTTTGCCGCAGTCCTGCGTGACGGAGACCCCCTATCTTTTCCACGTGCATGGCACGTCGGACACCGTTGTGCCGCTCGAGGGACGCTGGCTTGGCGGGGGCAAGTGGAAACAGGGGGACGTTTTCAAGAGTTTCGACGTCTGGCGCCGCAAGGACGGTCTCTCTGAAACCGCGCCGAAGACCCATACCGAAGGCAACCTCACCTGTGAAACCTGGCAGCCGAAACACGGCTTCCTGGAGCTTTGCCTCCACGACGGCGGCCACAGCGTGAGCGCCAGCTGGATCAAACGCGCCTGGAACGAGCTTGCCGAGATGAAGGGCTGGACGACCTAG
- a CDS encoding SDR family NAD(P)-dependent oxidoreductase → MFDLSGQVALVTGASRGIGEAAARSLAKYGAKVLLAARSGTDIERIASEIRAEGRDATAVVCDVADYDEVVKAVQTAIDTYGGLDILVNNAGVIEPISRIEDSDPAEWGKVIDINVKGVYYGLRAVAPHMLAKGAGTVVNISSGAAVSALEGWSHYCASKAAALSLTRCADKEFGDKGLRIVGLSPGTVATQMQVDIKASGLNPVSQLDPSVHIPASWVGEAICWLCTPAGDAYRGVDCSLRDEDVRKSVGLI, encoded by the coding sequence ATGTTTGATTTGTCGGGACAAGTTGCCCTGGTGACGGGCGCGAGCCGAGGCATTGGAGAAGCTGCCGCCCGCAGCCTGGCGAAATATGGTGCCAAGGTCCTTCTGGCGGCACGCTCCGGCACGGATATCGAACGCATCGCCAGCGAAATCCGCGCGGAAGGTCGCGATGCGACGGCAGTCGTTTGCGACGTCGCGGATTATGACGAGGTGGTCAAGGCAGTACAGACGGCCATCGACACCTATGGTGGCCTCGACATCCTGGTGAACAATGCCGGCGTGATCGAACCGATCTCCCGGATCGAGGACAGCGATCCGGCGGAGTGGGGCAAGGTCATCGATATCAATGTGAAGGGCGTCTACTACGGCCTGCGTGCCGTGGCGCCGCATATGCTGGCCAAGGGCGCCGGTACCGTTGTCAACATCAGCTCGGGAGCTGCGGTCAGTGCGCTGGAAGGCTGGAGCCATTACTGTGCTTCCAAGGCGGCTGCGCTTTCCCTCACCCGCTGTGCGGACAAGGAATTCGGTGACAAGGGCCTGCGCATCGTCGGCCTCAGCCCGGGCACGGTCGCAACGCAGATGCAGGTCGATATCAAGGCCTCCGGACTGAACCCGGTCAGCCAGCTGGATCCGTCGGTGCATATTCCGGCCAGTTGGGTCGGTGAAGCCATCTGCTGGCTGTGCACGCCCGCGGGCGATGCCTACCGTGGTGTGGATTGCTCGCTGCGCGACGAGGATGTACGCAAGTCTGTCGGCCTGATCTGA